Proteins encoded by one window of Paraburkholderia terrae:
- a CDS encoding FAD binding domain-containing protein — MELFQLSRANDMRDAIVAGAASQTAQQGAQVRFLAGGTTLLDLMKLDVEKPARVVDISRLPLDRVEIADDGGVRIGALVRNADLALHPLIHEPYAVLSQALLAGASAQLRNMATTGGNLLQRTRCVYFRDTAMPCNKRVPGSGCAAITGFNRTMAILGTSDACIATNPSDMNVALTALGATVQIQGTKGDRSVPIDDFYLLPGDTPERETVLEPGDLVTHVTLPPIPGSRSLYLKLRDRASYEFALASAAVVVNVADGRITRAHVALGGVGTKPWHAHEAEAELAGAVPDAASYARAADAALANAKAQSQNGFKIELSRRCLIHALTQVMQSV; from the coding sequence ATGGAACTGTTCCAGCTTTCGCGCGCCAACGACATGCGCGACGCGATCGTCGCAGGCGCCGCGTCGCAAACGGCGCAGCAGGGCGCGCAGGTGCGCTTTCTCGCGGGCGGCACGACGCTTCTTGATCTGATGAAACTCGATGTGGAGAAACCGGCGCGCGTGGTCGATATCAGCCGCTTGCCGCTCGATCGCGTCGAAATAGCGGACGACGGCGGCGTGCGTATCGGCGCGCTCGTGCGCAACGCCGACCTCGCGCTGCATCCGCTGATTCACGAACCGTATGCGGTGCTGTCGCAGGCGCTGCTGGCGGGCGCGTCCGCGCAGTTGCGCAACATGGCGACGACGGGCGGCAACCTGCTGCAACGCACGCGCTGCGTCTACTTCCGCGATACCGCGATGCCGTGCAACAAGCGCGTGCCGGGTTCCGGCTGCGCTGCGATCACCGGCTTCAACCGGACGATGGCGATACTCGGTACGAGCGATGCATGTATCGCGACCAATCCGTCGGACATGAACGTTGCGCTCACGGCGCTCGGCGCGACGGTTCAGATTCAAGGAACGAAGGGCGATCGCAGTGTCCCGATCGACGATTTTTACCTGCTGCCGGGCGACACGCCGGAGCGCGAAACCGTGCTCGAACCGGGCGATCTCGTCACACATGTCACGTTGCCTCCGATTCCGGGCAGTCGCTCGCTGTATCTGAAGCTGCGCGACCGCGCGTCGTATGAGTTCGCGCTGGCATCGGCGGCTGTCGTCGTCAATGTGGCCGACGGGCGCATCACGCGCGCGCATGTTGCGCTCGGCGGCGTCGGCACGAAGCCGTGGCACGCGCACGAAGCCGAAGCCGAACTCGCGGGCGCCGTGCCCGATGCGGCGAGCTACGCGCGCGCCGCCGACGCCGCCCTCGCGAATGCGAAAGCGCAGAGCCAGAACGGCTTCAAGATCGAACTATCGAGGCGCTGCCTGATACATGCATTGACGCAGGTCATGCAGTCCGTCTGA